In Rhinoderma darwinii isolate aRhiDar2 unplaced genomic scaffold, aRhiDar2.hap1 Scaffold_66, whole genome shotgun sequence, a genomic segment contains:
- the LOC142728050 gene encoding uncharacterized protein LOC142728050: MDVLLMELIRRAESEGGENWLRQCLAAAPSREVEGRSELTGLENDIEEAVSPAGSSLEVPSSAAAKRMKSAAESSLRVERSSGRSLQVPELERRRPTVSSKKVAHSAGSAQQVPAQLANPLARSLVRERETTGWSGTPSCSKDGVEDTVEAPASLVLEAAQDFSSELQPRKRSRKTRVAYSPPPPVSRRRRGPRSQLSCQQVSPGSTGTQQEVAEVVHDPGQVEQSVAEVQNDGTRSGALWNSVSSSFMESDLGLIYVNIQRSLAPRTWADYSAAWKEWSSSAPAVSMELQVSVERIIDSERLEICVRDDV, encoded by the exons atGGATGTCCTGCTGATGGAGCTGATCAGAAGAGCGGAGTCGGAAGGAGGAGAAAACTGGCTGAGGCAATGCCTAGCAGCAGCGCCGTCGAGGGAAGTCGAGGGAAGAAGCGAACTTACTGGGCTGGAAAACGACATAGAGGAAGCAGTGTCTCCTGCTGGGTCGTCGCTCGAGGTGCCGTCATCAGCTGCAGCCAAGAGGATGAAGTCTGCAGCAGAGTCATCACTGAGGGTGGAGCGCAGTTCCGGACGttcgctccaggtgccggagcttGAGAGGAGGCGGCCGACCGTGTCATCAAAGAAGGTGGCGCACAGTGCCGGAAGTGCGCAGCAAGTGCCGGCGCAATTGGCTAACCCGCTGGCCAGAAGTTTAGTCAGAGAACGGGAGACAACAGGTTGGTCGGGTACCCCCTCCTGCTCCAAGGATGGTGTGGAGGACACAGTGGAAGCGCCGGCCTCACTGGTTTTAGAGGCGGCGCAGGACTTTTCTTCAGAGCTGCAACCGAGGAAGAGGAGCCGGAAGACTAGGGTGGCTTATTCCCCACCTCCGCCAGTATCAAGGAGAAGAAGAGGTCCCAGGAGTCAACTTTCCTGTCAGCAAGTTTCCCCAGGATCTACAGGCACGCAGCAGGAGGTAGCAGAAGTGGTGCACGACCCAGGACAGGTGGAACAGAGTG tggcggaggttcagaacgatggcaccagaagcggagctttgtggaattccgtgtcctcctcatttatggaatctgatttgggactaatctatgttaatattcagagatccttggctccaagaacatgggctgattattcagctgcttggaaggagtgg AGCTCCTCTGCACCAGCCGTCTCCATGGAACTGCAGGTGTCAGTTGAGCGGATAATAGACAGTGAGAGACTTGAGATCTGTGTAAGAGACGATGTTTAG
- the LOC142728041 gene encoding phosphatidylinositol polyphosphate 5-phosphatase type IV-like isoform X1 yields the protein MPFWRKTKKYHVSQIPDKGNLMKEIPTMEEPNISLQKFSIIKDIPAEKCSDPSHSKSCDIGSKNTKKSAIRSLGSSAVIGAKELDRCFPNRRLRLYVATWNMEGKEFPQNLEDLLLPSDDTKDIYVIGVQEGCPNRREWEIKLQETLGPHYVLYHSSGLGVLYLTIFIRRELIWFCSEVEHTHVTTRLFHHVKTKGALGVAFTVFGTSFLFINSHMRFGAVYKRIQDYKTITEGLRLPQIIPERINSNALDVTSRFDRVFWFGDLNFQLKEDRKNVESLLKNIKGRDMSSLLKHDHLNDAKNNGSIFVGFKEHTIEFLPTYKFDIGTDTYDTSEKQRIPSYTDRVLFKSQYEGDVRVLRYDSCPVLKTSDHRPVFGIFEVKLRPGSDNIPLAGGSFDRKIYLKGIRRLGQKK from the exons atgcccttttggagaaaaacaaaaaaatatcatgtctctcagattcctgataaaggaaatctgatgaaagagataccaacAATGGaagagcctaacatctcgctccagaagttttctatCATCAAAGACATACCAGctgaaaaatgcagcgatccaagtcacagcaaatcttgtgacattggctcaaagaacaccaagaagagcgcaatcaggagcttgggcagcagcgctgtgattggcgctaaagaactggatcgctgtttcccaaatagacggctgagattatacgttgccacctggaatatggaggggaag gagttcccacaaaatctagaggatctgctgttgccatcagatgacaccaaagacatttatgtaattggcgttcaggaaggatgtccaaacag acgggaatgggagataaaattacaagagACCCTTGGTCCGCACTACGTGCTATACCActcatccgggctcggagtcctgtatctcaccatctttattcgacgggagctgatctggttctgctcag aggtagagcacacccatgttacaaccaggctattccaccatgtaaaaactaaaggagccttgggtgttgccttcactgtctttgggacatcattcctgtttattaattcccatatgagat ttggggcagtctacaagaggatccaggactataaaactatcaccgagggtctccgtctgcctcaaattattccggaaagaataaactccaatgcct tggacgtcaccagccgctttgatcgggttttttggtttggggacctcaattttcaactaaaagaggacagaaaaaacgtggaatctcttctgaaaaacatcaaaggaagagatatgtccagtctcctcaaacacgaccatctgaatgacgccaagaacaacg ggtccatatttgtagggtttaaggagcacaccattgaattccttcctacatacaagttcgacattggcacagacacctacgatacatcagaaaagcagagaattccatcatatacg gacagggtgttgtttaagagccaatacgagggagatgtgcgagtcctgagatacgactcatgccctgttttgaagacctcagaccaccgacccgtttttggcatctttgaagtaaagctcagacctggttcagataa catcccattggctggtggaagctttgaccgcaagatctatttgaagggcattaggaggttaggacaaaaaaagtag
- the LOC142728041 gene encoding phosphatidylinositol polyphosphate 5-phosphatase type IV-like isoform X2 has protein sequence MPFWRKTKKYHVSQIPDKGNLMKEIPTMEEPNISLQKFSIIKDIPAEKCSDPSHSKSCDIGSKNTKKSAIRSLGSSAVIGAKELDRCFPNRRLRLYVATWNMEGKEFPQNLEDLLLPSDDTKDIYVIGVQEGCPNRREWEIKLQETLGPHYVLYHSSGLGVLYLTIFIRRELIWFCSEVEHTHVTTRLFHHVKTKGALGVAFTVFGTSFLFINSHMRFGAVYKRIQDYKTITEGLRLPQIIPERINSNALDVTSRFDRVFWFGDLNFQLKEDRKNVESLLKNIKGRDMSSLLKHDHLNDAKNNGSIFVGFKEHTIEFLPTYKFDIGTDTYDTSEKQRIPSYTDRVLFKSQYEGDVRVLRYDSCPVLKTSDHRPVFGIFEVKLRPGSDNIFLIPASHWLVEALTARSI, from the exons atgcccttttggagaaaaacaaaaaaatatcatgtctctcagattcctgataaaggaaatctgatgaaagagataccaacAATGGaagagcctaacatctcgctccagaagttttctatCATCAAAGACATACCAGctgaaaaatgcagcgatccaagtcacagcaaatcttgtgacattggctcaaagaacaccaagaagagcgcaatcaggagcttgggcagcagcgctgtgattggcgctaaagaactggatcgctgtttcccaaatagacggctgagattatacgttgccacctggaatatggaggggaag gagttcccacaaaatctagaggatctgctgttgccatcagatgacaccaaagacatttatgtaattggcgttcaggaaggatgtccaaacag acgggaatgggagataaaattacaagagACCCTTGGTCCGCACTACGTGCTATACCActcatccgggctcggagtcctgtatctcaccatctttattcgacgggagctgatctggttctgctcag aggtagagcacacccatgttacaaccaggctattccaccatgtaaaaactaaaggagccttgggtgttgccttcactgtctttgggacatcattcctgtttattaattcccatatgagat ttggggcagtctacaagaggatccaggactataaaactatcaccgagggtctccgtctgcctcaaattattccggaaagaataaactccaatgcct tggacgtcaccagccgctttgatcgggttttttggtttggggacctcaattttcaactaaaagaggacagaaaaaacgtggaatctcttctgaaaaacatcaaaggaagagatatgtccagtctcctcaaacacgaccatctgaatgacgccaagaacaacg ggtccatatttgtagggtttaaggagcacaccattgaattccttcctacatacaagttcgacattggcacagacacctacgatacatcagaaaagcagagaattccatcatatacg gacagggtgttgtttaagagccaatacgagggagatgtgcgagtcctgagatacgactcatgccctgttttgaagacctcagaccaccgacccgtttttggcatctttgaagtaaagctcagacctggttcagataa tatatttctcattccagcatcccattggctggtggaagctttgaccgcaagatctatttga